One genomic region from Jilunia laotingensis encodes:
- a CDS encoding DUF418 domain-containing protein codes for MKHDLLTKSSRIEVVDALRGFAVLAIMLLHNIEHFNFYNFPPASSAFMQALDKGIWETLFFLFSGKAYAIFSLLFGFSFFIQYNNQLQRGKDFRLRFLWRLLLLFFIGCFNGAFFPGDILVLYSIIGVVLVLTCKWSDRLVLIAAVVLMLQPLELGKFFYAMMNPDYVPPVGVWRMHSARMYPYLAQSDFWAMVKSNLWDGQLFSLLWAWDYGRFFQTASLFLLGMLIGRKRLFVNLSGHRVFWYRTLLIGAICFVPLYVLTTSLPELLPNKAMFTPMNTVVSSFRNFSFMCVLVSSFVLLWQSVAVHKVLHGLVPYGKMSLTNYLMQSIIGSFIYFGYGLSLYNVLGTTASFGVAILLFVLQLGFCHWWLKRFKQGPFEGVWRKATWIFS; via the coding sequence ATGAAACACGACCTTTTGACGAAATCGTCCCGTATAGAAGTGGTAGATGCTTTACGGGGCTTTGCCGTATTGGCTATTATGTTGTTGCACAACATCGAGCATTTTAATTTTTATAATTTCCCCCCGGCCTCATCTGCCTTTATGCAGGCGCTTGATAAAGGGATATGGGAAACACTGTTTTTCCTTTTTTCGGGGAAGGCGTATGCTATCTTTTCTTTACTGTTTGGTTTCAGTTTCTTTATTCAATATAATAACCAGTTGCAGAGAGGGAAAGATTTCCGCTTGCGTTTTCTTTGGCGGTTGTTACTGCTCTTTTTCATCGGTTGTTTCAACGGGGCGTTTTTCCCGGGGGATATTCTGGTTCTTTATTCTATCATCGGTGTGGTGTTGGTGCTTACTTGTAAATGGAGTGACCGGTTGGTGCTGATTGCGGCTGTTGTCCTGATGCTCCAACCTTTGGAGTTGGGTAAGTTTTTCTATGCGATGATGAACCCCGATTATGTGCCACCCGTAGGAGTGTGGCGCATGCATAGCGCACGTATGTATCCCTATCTTGCGCAGTCCGATTTTTGGGCTATGGTAAAATCTAATCTGTGGGACGGGCAGCTGTTCAGCTTGTTGTGGGCATGGGATTACGGTCGGTTCTTTCAGACTGCCTCGCTTTTCCTGTTGGGGATGCTGATCGGTAGGAAACGTTTATTTGTGAATTTGTCGGGGCATCGCGTGTTTTGGTACAGGACATTGTTAATCGGAGCCATCTGTTTTGTTCCACTCTATGTCCTAACCACATCTTTGCCGGAACTACTTCCTAATAAAGCGATGTTTACCCCGATGAATACGGTGGTTTCTTCTTTTCGTAACTTCTCCTTTATGTGTGTGTTGGTATCTTCCTTCGTTCTTTTGTGGCAATCTGTAGCGGTGCATAAAGTATTGCATGGTTTGGTGCCTTATGGGAAAATGAGCTTGACCAACTATCTGATGCAATCCATTATCGGTTCGTTCATCTATTTCGGTTATGGTTTGTCTTTGTACAACGTTCTGGGTACGACAGCGAGCTTCGGTGTTGCCATCCTTCTGTTCGTTCTTCAGTTGGGATTCTGCCATTGGTGGCTGAAGAGATTTAA